One part of the Saprospiraceae bacterium genome encodes these proteins:
- a CDS encoding transketolase: MSMHIYEPINDLLSSIKGKYADYKKEVIKDYWICLVSRECSILGRKEVLTGKAKFGILGDGKEVPQVAMARAFKKGDFRSGYYRDQTFMMALGICSVKEYFAQLYADAKNDPFSKGRQMNAHFATPFIDVFGEWFDLTKVFNVSADISSTAGQMARALGLALASKYYRKLTPDLEFSKFSNSGNEVSFCTIGDASTSEGVFWETLNAAGVMQVPLAVSVWDDGYGISVPIELQTVKQSISEALSGFEANQNKAGIKIFKAKAWNYPELVTVYKEGIDLVRNQHIPALFHIQEVTQPQGHSTSGSHERYKSKSRMEWEERFDCIKIMTDWLVSNDILDKPQIDLMVELAKHHVKEEKQKAWNDNLNPILEKKLALKELFEANQDEQELHFLQSLKEPGLQELVERVRTIIFDPSKKYSKEELKSWLEVQLREADAIYHNHLYSETQYSAIQVQEIPAVYSEFSKELNGYQILNLFFDQAIQKDPRIIAFGEDVGKIGDVNQGFAGLQEKHGEHRIFDTGIREWTIIGQAIGCGMRGLRPIAEIQYLDYIVYALSPLMDDLATLRYRTAGQQAANVIIRTRGHRLEGIWHSGSPIGMLINSLRGIYICVPRNMTQAAGMYNTLLKGDDPGLIIECLNGYRLKEFVPDNLSEFTVPLGIVQKLNTGNDLTIVSYGSCIRVAQKAIEKLNQLGIEIELIDIQTILPFDRTHEISNSLKKTNKLLILDEDVPGGASAFILQQILEVQSGFQYLDSPPITLTAKEHRSPYGSAGDYFTKPGVEDVIETVLKIMHEYDPTKYRF, encoded by the coding sequence ATGTCTATGCATATATATGAACCCATTAATGACCTCTTAAGTTCCATCAAAGGAAAGTATGCTGATTATAAAAAGGAGGTTATAAAGGACTACTGGATCTGTTTGGTAAGTAGGGAATGTTCCATATTAGGACGTAAAGAAGTTTTAACTGGCAAGGCTAAATTTGGAATTCTCGGTGATGGTAAGGAAGTCCCTCAGGTTGCAATGGCCAGGGCTTTCAAAAAAGGTGATTTTAGATCCGGGTATTATCGAGACCAAACTTTTATGATGGCATTAGGGATTTGTTCGGTTAAAGAATACTTTGCTCAACTTTATGCGGATGCTAAAAATGATCCTTTTAGCAAAGGCCGTCAAATGAATGCGCATTTTGCGACCCCTTTTATAGATGTATTTGGTGAATGGTTTGATCTAACAAAAGTCTTTAATGTATCCGCTGACATTTCAAGTACAGCAGGTCAGATGGCTCGGGCACTTGGATTAGCTCTGGCTTCTAAGTATTATCGAAAGCTTACACCAGATTTAGAATTTTCTAAGTTTTCGAATTCAGGAAATGAAGTTTCATTTTGTACCATTGGCGATGCATCAACATCTGAAGGTGTTTTTTGGGAAACTTTAAATGCAGCAGGTGTAATGCAAGTTCCTTTAGCTGTTTCTGTTTGGGATGATGGTTATGGAATTTCTGTTCCCATTGAGTTACAAACAGTAAAACAAAGTATTTCAGAAGCTTTATCGGGTTTTGAAGCCAATCAAAATAAAGCCGGAATTAAAATATTTAAAGCCAAAGCATGGAATTATCCTGAGTTGGTAACGGTCTATAAAGAAGGAATTGATCTTGTAAGAAATCAGCATATACCAGCTTTATTTCACATCCAAGAAGTTACACAACCTCAAGGACATTCTACCTCTGGATCTCATGAACGATATAAGTCTAAATCCCGAATGGAATGGGAAGAACGATTTGATTGTATTAAAATAATGACAGATTGGTTAGTATCGAATGATATTTTAGATAAGCCCCAAATTGATTTAATGGTGGAATTAGCAAAACATCATGTAAAAGAAGAAAAACAAAAAGCTTGGAATGACAATTTAAATCCAATTCTTGAAAAAAAATTAGCTTTAAAAGAATTGTTTGAAGCCAATCAAGATGAACAAGAATTGCATTTTTTACAATCGCTGAAGGAACCTGGATTACAAGAACTTGTAGAACGTGTGAGAACTATAATTTTTGATCCATCAAAAAAATATTCAAAAGAAGAACTTAAATCCTGGCTTGAAGTACAACTTCGAGAAGCAGATGCTATTTATCACAATCATCTTTATTCTGAAACTCAATATTCAGCAATCCAAGTACAAGAAATACCTGCCGTTTATTCAGAATTTTCGAAAGAGTTGAATGGATATCAGATTTTAAATTTATTTTTTGATCAGGCAATTCAAAAGGATCCAAGAATTATTGCATTTGGTGAGGATGTTGGAAAAATTGGAGATGTAAATCAAGGATTTGCAGGATTGCAAGAAAAGCATGGAGAACACAGAATTTTTGACACTGGAATTCGCGAATGGACGATCATTGGGCAGGCCATTGGATGTGGCATGCGTGGACTTCGGCCGATCGCAGAAATTCAATATTTAGATTATATCGTCTATGCTTTATCACCATTAATGGATGATTTAGCAACGCTTCGATATCGCACTGCAGGGCAACAAGCTGCAAATGTAATTATCCGTACCCGAGGTCACAGGTTAGAAGGTATTTGGCATTCCGGTTCTCCCATTGGCATGTTAATTAATTCGTTACGAGGAATTTATATTTGTGTTCCCAGAAATATGACGCAAGCTGCGGGTATGTATAATACTTTATTAAAGGGGGATGATCCAGGTTTGATTATTGAATGTTTAAATGGTTACCGACTCAAAGAGTTCGTACCAGACAATCTTTCTGAATTTACGGTTCCATTGGGTATCGTTCAAAAATTAAACACTGGAAATGACCTAACGATTGTTAGTTATGGATCCTGTATTCGGGTAGCGCAAAAGGCAATAGAAAAACTAAATCAATTGGGGATTGAGATTGAATTAATAGATATCCAAACAATCCTACCATTTGATAGAACCCATGAAATTTCAAATTCATTAAAGAAAACGAACAAATTACTCATTCTTGATGAAGATGTACCGGGTGGAGCAAGTGCTTTTATATTGCAACAAATTTTAGAAGTACAAAGTGGCTTCCAATATTTGGATAGTCCACCCATAACTTTAACAGCCAAAGAACACCGTTCCCCCTATGGAAGTGCAGGAGATTATTTTACAAAACCCGGAGTTGAAGATGTTATTGAAACGGTTCTTAAAATAATGCATGAATATGACCCTACCAAATATCGTTTCTAA
- a CDS encoding polyprenol monophosphomannose synthase, which translates to MGRLLVIIPTYNEIENIDAIISKVLSLTIDVHILIVDDGSPDGTGNAVKTKQLEFPEKIHLLERAKKSGLGTAYIAGFKWALEHDYTCVAEMDADFSHPPEKLIEMYQTCSNKIADVAIGSRYIKGGGVVNWPMIRLLLSRGASIYVQLITGMGIKDPTAGFVCYNRKVLENLNLDHIIFTGYAFQIEMKYAVYLLGYKMKEIPILFPDRVKGKSKMNIYIVKEALTGVLKMRFGRSKKDYIH; encoded by the coding sequence TTGGGAAGATTACTCGTCATAATTCCGACATACAATGAAATAGAAAACATTGATGCAATCATTTCAAAAGTACTCTCATTAACTATCGATGTACATATCTTAATTGTTGATGATGGTTCACCTGATGGCACGGGGAATGCAGTAAAAACAAAACAACTGGAATTTCCTGAAAAAATTCACCTCCTGGAACGCGCAAAAAAATCAGGTCTAGGGACCGCCTATATTGCAGGTTTCAAATGGGCTTTAGAGCATGACTATACCTGTGTTGCAGAGATGGATGCAGATTTTTCACACCCTCCTGAAAAATTAATTGAAATGTATCAAACCTGTTCAAATAAAATTGCAGATGTAGCTATTGGATCCCGATACATAAAAGGAGGTGGTGTTGTAAATTGGCCCATGATCCGGTTATTGTTATCGAGAGGTGCCTCCATATACGTGCAGTTAATCACGGGTATGGGTATAAAAGATCCTACTGCTGGTTTTGTCTGTTACAATCGAAAGGTATTGGAAAATTTAAATTTAGATCATATTATTTTTACCGGATATGCATTTCAAATCGAAATGAAATATGCAGTTTATTTATTGGGTTATAAAATGAAAGAAATTCCAATTCTTTTTCCAGATCGCGTCAAAGGAAAATCTAAAATGAATATTTATATTGTTAAAGAAGCATTAACCGGTGTTTTAAAAATGCGCTTTGGAAGATCAAAAAAAGATTACATCCATTAA